One window of Dyadobacter sandarakinus genomic DNA carries:
- a CDS encoding Glu/Leu/Phe/Val family dehydrogenase: MSYIEPAPIKDKENPLESMMQRFDKAVELLGISGEMYQILKVPRKQVTVGLPVTMDSGEIRVFEGYRVIHSTILGPSKGGIRFDPDVNIDEVRALAAWMTWKCAVVDIPYGGAKGGVACNPREMSAGEIERLTRAYTTALLDVFGPDQDIPAPDMGTGPREMAWLMDEYSKAKGMTVQAVVTGKPLVLGGSLGRTEATGRGVTISAVTGMEKLRINPYRATAAVQGFGNVGSHAALLLRERGVAIHAISDISGAYYNDKGIDVADAVKYRENNNGSLEGYPGAELIPGDDILTLPVDVLVPAAKEDVITRRNAAGIQAKIIVEGANGPTSAKADDIINEKGIMVVPDILANAGGVTVSYFEWVQNRIGYKWTLDRINRRTDRIMKDSFDKVYETAQKYKVSLRIAAYIVAIDKVSSTYKYRGGF; encoded by the coding sequence ATGTCGTACATAGAACCTGCTCCAATTAAGGATAAAGAAAATCCACTGGAGTCCATGATGCAAAGATTTGACAAGGCTGTTGAGCTACTGGGAATATCCGGAGAAATGTATCAGATCCTGAAAGTACCCCGCAAGCAGGTGACAGTGGGCTTGCCGGTAACCATGGATTCCGGCGAGATCCGCGTATTTGAGGGTTACCGGGTGATCCACTCCACGATTCTGGGTCCGAGTAAAGGAGGTATCCGGTTTGACCCGGATGTGAATATTGACGAAGTACGCGCACTCGCTGCCTGGATGACGTGGAAATGCGCTGTGGTGGACATTCCCTATGGTGGTGCCAAGGGTGGTGTTGCATGTAATCCACGGGAAATGTCAGCCGGGGAGATCGAACGCTTGACGCGCGCTTATACCACCGCGCTCCTGGATGTTTTCGGTCCTGATCAGGATATTCCGGCGCCTGATATGGGTACCGGGCCCCGCGAAATGGCCTGGCTTATGGATGAATATTCCAAGGCAAAAGGTATGACCGTGCAGGCGGTGGTAACCGGCAAGCCACTGGTACTCGGCGGCTCGCTGGGCCGGACAGAGGCCACTGGCCGCGGTGTTACCATATCAGCAGTGACCGGCATGGAAAAGCTACGCATTAATCCCTACCGGGCTACTGCAGCCGTACAGGGTTTCGGCAACGTGGGCTCGCATGCTGCCTTGCTGCTGAGGGAAAGAGGTGTTGCTATTCATGCAATCAGTGATATTTCCGGAGCCTATTATAACGATAAGGGCATTGACGTAGCGGATGCCGTAAAATACCGTGAGAACAACAATGGTTCGCTGGAAGGTTATCCGGGGGCCGAGCTGATACCGGGAGATGATATCCTGACCCTGCCGGTGGATGTGCTGGTACCCGCAGCGAAGGAAGATGTGATTACCCGCCGCAATGCCGCAGGTATCCAGGCCAAAATAATCGTGGAAGGTGCCAATGGTCCTACTTCCGCCAAAGCCGACGACATCATCAATGAAAAAGGAATTATGGTGGTACCCGATATCCTGGCGAATGCAGGAGGTGTTACCGTTTCCTACTTTGAGTGGGTACAAAATCGCATCGGATACAAATGGACGCTCGACCGGATCAACCGGCGTACGGACAGGATCATGAAGGATTCATTTGATAAAGTGTATGAAACCGCTCAAAAATACAAGGTTTCGCTTCGTATTGCAGCTTATATCGTGGCAATCGACAAGGTGTCAAGTACCTACAAGTACCGCGGCGGGTTTTGA
- a CDS encoding sensor histidine kinase, which produces MSLSPRFIAVILALLISLITTSFLAFVDGVSKGMLFVTAISSVVTSFFLTLYTIDVLVFREVNKMYRTIHKLKMRDFNMTPRKKLIQESNPMRTINDEIFVYVTKKQKEIDELKKLELFRREFLADVSHEFKTPIFAAQGFIHTLLDGAMEDENVRERFLRKAAKNLDSLDVLVKDLLVLSQMETGDIKMNTAPMDIRLLTHNIFSRLENIAHSREVTLKVKPEDMPEVWVLADMDRIEQVMLNLIENAIKYGKEGGKVVVQFTETKKYIDVAVRDNGPGIPHEHLNRIFERFYRVDKSRSKDIGGTGLGLAIVKHILNAHHTKIAVMSKPDKGTTFSFKLEKAFVHHALENQTEEALPEQHP; this is translated from the coding sequence ATGTCCCTCAGTCCCCGGTTTATTGCGGTTATCCTCGCCCTGCTGATTTCCCTGATCACCACCAGTTTTCTTGCCTTTGTCGACGGGGTGTCCAAAGGCATGCTTTTCGTGACCGCCATTTCGTCGGTGGTAACCTCCTTTTTCCTGACCCTCTACACCATTGATGTGCTTGTTTTCAGGGAAGTGAACAAGATGTACCGCACGATCCACAAGCTCAAAATGAGGGATTTCAATATGACGCCCCGCAAAAAGCTCATCCAGGAATCCAACCCTATGCGGACTATCAATGATGAGATCTTTGTTTATGTTACCAAAAAACAGAAGGAAATCGATGAGCTGAAAAAGCTGGAACTCTTCCGCCGCGAGTTCCTGGCAGATGTCTCCCACGAGTTTAAAACACCCATTTTTGCGGCTCAGGGGTTTATCCATACTTTGTTGGACGGAGCTATGGAAGACGAAAATGTGCGGGAGCGTTTTCTGAGAAAAGCGGCCAAAAATCTGGATAGCCTGGATGTGCTGGTAAAAGACCTGCTGGTGCTGTCGCAAATGGAAACAGGCGATATTAAAATGAATACTGCTCCCATGGACATCCGGCTGCTTACGCATAACATTTTTAGCCGGCTCGAAAACATTGCCCATAGCCGGGAGGTAACACTTAAAGTTAAACCCGAGGATATGCCCGAAGTATGGGTGCTGGCCGACATGGACCGGATCGAGCAGGTAATGCTCAACCTCATTGAAAATGCAATCAAGTACGGGAAGGAAGGTGGAAAAGTGGTTGTACAGTTTACCGAAACGAAAAAATATATTGACGTGGCGGTTCGTGATAATGGTCCCGGAATTCCGCATGAGCATTTAAATCGTATTTTTGAACGCTTTTACAGGGTGGATAAAAGCCGGTCGAAGGACATCGGGGGGACCGGGCTGGGACTGGCCATTGTGAAGCATATTCTCAATGCGCACCATACCAAGATCGCCGTCATGTCCAAGCCCGACAAAGGGACAACTTTCTCGTTCAAGCTTGAAAAAGCCTTTGTGCATCATGCACTCGAAAACCAGACCGAAGAAGCCCTGCCCGAGCAACATCCTTAA
- a CDS encoding Dabb family protein, producing MFVHNVFFWLKEKDNQEAKSALLAGIKSLEAIESIDKAYIGEPAGTRRPVIDASYDFAEVLVFADEAAHDEYQVHPLHTKFVEECAHLWEKVVIYDVEA from the coding sequence ATGTTTGTTCACAACGTATTCTTCTGGCTTAAAGAAAAAGATAATCAAGAAGCAAAAAGCGCTCTGCTGGCCGGTATCAAGTCACTCGAAGCTATTGAGTCCATCGACAAAGCTTACATTGGCGAGCCTGCCGGTACACGCCGCCCGGTAATCGATGCTTCTTACGACTTTGCCGAAGTCCTTGTTTTTGCAGATGAAGCCGCGCATGACGAATACCAGGTTCACCCCCTCCATACAAAGTTTGTGGAAGAGTGCGCCCACCTCTGGGAGAAAGTGGTGATATACGATGTGGAAGCCTGA